One Paralysiella testudinis genomic window, AAAATTGATGCCAAAGAGCTTGCCCCAGAATTTGGTCATGTCTTTGTAGATTTGCCGGCCGGTCATCACATACACCGACTCCATAATCACCAAAATCCACGACAACCCCAAGGTTAACGGTACAAACAAAAAGTGGTACAGCGCCGTCATGGCAAACTGTAAACGCGATAATTCCACCAAATCCATAATATCAAGCTCCCGATTGAAGGGACTAATGCCAAACCACGGCAGCCAAAACAGCAGCAGCACAAGGTTTGACCTATATCAAATTCTTTGGCCAGTATACACCTCGTTTTGCTTCACTTACCAGCAGGGAAATGCCACAACGCCAAGGAAATGAATAGTAAATTTACCAATAACCCATTGTTTAAAATAACATAAATAAATCAATATATGAATATAAAAATGAAATGCGGCAAATGGTCGCAATTATGAAATTCAGGACAAATAAATCTTTTTACCCTTCTATTATTTATTGAAGCTATTGGTTTGAAAAACCACTACAGGCTGCCTGAAAACCCACCAAGCAAACTAAACGGGTGCAAGCACGCACGCCGCATTTGCACCGGCTTGATTCAATCGCATTATCTACTCAAACACATCACGCTTTTTTGGCGGCTGTTTTTTTGGTGGGCACTTTCAGACCCAGCCATTCCATGCGGCCATCATCATCGGTTTCTTTTACCGTGAGCTCGAATTCGCCGATAAAGATGCGGTCGCCCTCCACCGGCATGCCTTCGAAACGGGCTTTAAACAAATGACGCAAACTCAAATTTCGTTCTTCTGCCGACAAAACCAGCCCGTAGGCATCGGCCAAATCACCGGCCAGCGCATCCGGCGGCAGCACAAATTCGCCAAAGAAGTGCTGGCTGGTGCGGGTGGCATTGCCGGTTTGATAAAACTGCTCGGCCAGTTTTTCCACATATTCAGGGGTGGCGAAATACCAAGCAATATCACCCACCTGCAAACGGGTTTCCGGCGTGAGCGGCTCGGGGGTACGTTGGCGCATCAGCGCAAAACAGCGCACCGCCACCGCATCCAAGCCCGTAGCCACCGCATCCGGATGCCGCCCTTCGGCATCTGATTCCGCCTGCACTTCATAAGACGAAAATTGCAGGCTGGCTTCTTCGTCTAGCCAGATTTCGCGCTCTTCTTTCGGCTCCGGCTGCGGCGGCAGGCTCACCTTGAGCAGCCGCGCCATGGCCGGAATACTGGCACCTTGCACCAGCAAAGACACAATCACCACCGCAAACGCCACGTCAAACAACAGCCGCGAATCGTTCACACCCATCATCCATGGCATCATCGCCAGCGTAATCGGCACCGCACCGCGCAAGCCCACCCAGCTGATGTAGGCCACTTCACGCTTTTGGTAGCGAAACCAATACAGGCTGGAATACACCGCCAGCGGGCGGGCCACCAACATCAAAAACACCACAATCGCCAAGGCATGCCAGCCGTTTTCAAACAAACGCGACGGCGTTACCAGCAAGCCCAACACCACGAACATACTGGCCTGAGCCAGCCAAGCCAAGCCATCCATCACCCGCAGCACATGCTCGGTGGCGTGGCTGCGCTGGTTGCCGATAAAAATACCGGTGATGTACACCGCCAAAAAGCCGCTGCCACCCACCAAATTGGTAAAGGCAAACATCAAAATACCGCCCGACAAAATCAGCAGCGCATACAGCCCTTCGGCCAAATGCAGCCGCTGCATCAGCTTGGCCAAAATTTTGCCGCCAATCACCCCGGCCAACAAACCCAAGCCCATTTGCTGCACCAGCATGCCCAAAAACGACAACACCCCGGCATCGGCCGGGTTCATAATGATGGCGATAAACGCGGTCACCAAGAAAATCGCCATTGGGTCGTTGGCGCCGGACTCCACTTCCAGCGTGGCCAACACCCGCTGGTTCAGGCGCACACCGCTGTTGCGCAGCAACGAAAACACCGCCGCCGCATCGGTAGAGCCCACAATCGCCGCCATCAGCAAGCCCAACCGCCAATCCACCCCCAACACCCAAGTCACAAACAAGCCCAAGGGCAGCACCGTGGCCACCACGCCCCACGTGGCCAGCACCGCCGACGGCCGCCACGACAGGCGCAAGGTCTGCCACTGCGTGCGCAAGCCGCCATCAAGCAAAATCACCGCCAGCGCCAACTGCCCCACCATAAAAGCGCCGCCCAGGCTGTCAAAACGCAAACCACCAATACCCTCTTCGCCGGCCAACATGCCCACGCCCAAAAACACCAACAGCAAGGGAAATCCCAAGCGGGCAGACACACGGGTGGCCATCACACTGACAAACAGCAGCAAGCCGCCAATCAGAAACAAGGCATTGATGCCTTCAAGCATAAACTGGTCCTTAAAAAATAAATGGTGGCGGGCAATATAGAAAACAGCACCAACAGTGCCATCGTGGGCATAGGCTGCCTGAAACTTTATTGCTGCGCAGTTAAAACACAGTGACGGCGCAGCTAAAATCCATTAATGGCTTGATTTTAACCGATAGCCGGTGCATGTAAAGGCCATAAGGGCAATCTGCTGCTATTTTTTCCGTTCATGCCCATTGCACAGAAACCGTGACTTTTACTTAATAACTGAAGTTACGCACCCACTTGCTAAGGCTGCCTGAAACGAAAAATCCTTGTTGCCGAATTTAATTCGGCAATCCATTGGCACACAAAGTAAAACGAAGCGGATTATTTTAAAAAGTGCTGTGTTTTATATGCGTTCTTATCGTTTTACTTTGCGCTTTATGCCCGCGCGGCCACCTACTTTCTTTGCTTCGCCAAAGAAAGTAGGCACAAAGAAAGGCGACCCCGGTTGCAGGTTTGGCCACGCCAAACTTCCCTCACTGCACATGCTTTTGGCGGCGCTCGCGAGTCGCTGCGCTCCGGACCGCCCTTATCCCCGCCAAAAACATGTTCCGTTCGGCTTACGCCTTGCGGGGAGGGCTGCACGGATTTTTCGTTTCAGGCAGCCTGAACAAAATAGTGTGTAAATGGCTGTTGTGCTTTATACGAGTGCTTAACTTCAGTTAATAAGTGCGCAACGGCAGCCCATCCAACATAAAAGGCTGCCTGAAATGTTTTACATTTCAGGCAGCCTTTAGCAAACAAAAACCAAAAATCAAGCCAACAATTTAGCCGTTTAATGCCAACAACAAGCCGTTCATGCGTTTAACAAATGCCGCCGGGTTTTCCAGCTTGCCGCCTTCGGCCAGCAGCGCTTGTTCATACACCAATTCGGCCAAGTCGTTGCGCTGCGCTTCGTTGGCTTCGGCGGCGATTTTTTGAATCAGCAAATGCTCGGGGTTGATTTCCAGCGTGGGCTTGCTGTGCGGGATTTGTTCGCCCGCACCGGCGGCTTCGAGCATGCGCAGCATGTGCTGGCTCATGTCGTGCTCGCCCACCACCAGGCACGCCGGGCTTTCGGTGAGGCGGGTGGTGGCGCGCACGGCGGCCACTTTGTCGCCCAGCGCGGCTTGGATGGCGGCGGCCACGTCTTTGCTGGCTTCTTCCACTTTGGCCTGCTCGGCCTTTTCGGCTTCGTCGGCCATGCCACCCAAATCCAGCGCGCCTTTGGCCACGCTGGCCAGTGCTTTGCCGTCGAATTCAAACAGGCTGCCCACCACCCATTCGTCTACGCGGTCGGTGAGCAGCAGCACTTCCACGCCTTTTTTGGCAAATACTTCCAAGTGCGGGCTGTTTTTGGCGGCGGCGTAGCTGTCGGCGGTGATGTAGTAAATCTTTTCCTGCCCGGCTTTCATGCGGCCGATGTAGTCGGCTAGGGTGACGTTTTGCACGTCATTGTCGTTGTGGGTGCTGGCAAAGCGGCACAGGGCGGCGATTTTGTCTTTATTGGCCATGTCTTCGCCCACGCCTTCTTTAAGGGCATTGCCAAACACATTCCAAAATTCGGTGTATTTTTCCGGCTGGTTTTTCTGCAAGTCTTCCAGCAAGGCCAACACTTTTTTCACGCTGCCTGAACGAATGGCATCTAAGTCGCGGCTTTCCTGCAAGATTTCGCGCGACACGTTCAGCGGCAAGTCGCTGCTGTCGATCACGCCGCGCACCCAGCGCAGATACAGCGGCATCAGTTTTTTGGCGTCGTCCATAATAAACACGCGTTTTACATACAGCTTAACGCCGTGTTTGGGGTCGCGCTCGTAGAGGTCGTAGGGCGCACGTTTGGGAATATAGAGCAGGCCGGTGTAGTCTTGGCGGCCTTCCACTTTGAAATGCGTCCATGCCAGCGTGTCTTCAAAATCGTGGGCCACGTGTTTGTAGAACTCTTGGTATTGCGCCTCGCTGATGTCGTTTTTCGGCAGCGTCCACAAGGCTTGGGCGCGGTTGACCACTTCCAGCTCTTCCGAAGGCTTGGGATTGCCTTCGTCGTCGTATTCGGGGGCTTTTTTCATCAAAATGGGCACCGAAATATGGTCGCTATAAGTGGTAACGATGCGGCGCAATGTCCAGTCCGACAGCAAATCGGCTTGGTCGTCTTTTAAATGCAGTATCACATCGGTGCCGCGCGTGGCTTTATCCATCGGCTCCACGGTGAATTCGCCGTCACCCGCCGACACCCAACGCACGCCTTGGCTTTCAGGCAGCCCCGCGCGGCGGCTTTCTACGGTCACTTTGTCGGCCACGATAAAGGCGGAGTAAAAACCCACGCCGAATTGGCCGATTAAATGGGCGTCTTTTTGCGCATCGCCGGTGAGCTGCTCAAAAAATGCTTTGGTGCCCGACTTGGCAATGGTGCCCAAATGTTCGATCACTTCGGCTTCGCTCATGCCGATGCCGTTGTCGGACACGGTGATGGTTTTGGCTTCTGCGTTGGCGGTAACGGTGATTTTCAGCTCGCCGTCATCATCCAGCAGCGCGTTGTTGTTCAGCGCTTCAAAGCGCAGTTTGTCGCAGGCGTCGGCGGCATTGGAAATCAGCTCGCGCAAAAAAATCTCTTTGTTGGAATACAAAGAGTGGATCATCAGCTGCAATAATTGTTTCACTTCGGTTTGAAAAGCATGGGTTTGTTTCATGTTGTTCTCTGCGTTACATAAGGTTGTTGATTGGATGGCGTAGAAGATAGGGGCTGATGCGGCGGTTTCAAGGCTGCCTGAAACGGTTTTGATGGCGTGGCTATTTCTTTCAGGCAGCCTTGGCCGCACCTTTGCTACAATAGCCCTTTTGCCCAACCCCCAACATCATGACCACCCACCACCGCCTGCCCGACACCCGCCCTTACCCGACCGATCCGGTTAAAAACGAATTGCTGCTGCACGCCGGCCACATCGCCGCCAACAGCAGCAAAGCGCAAACGCAGTTGGCACGCGAGTCGCTGCACCACGCCATTGCCACCATGTTGCAGCAAAACCATTTTTTGGGTTTGTCGGTGGCCTTATCCATGGCCGCCGATGCGCCTACTTACAGCGCTTTATGGCAAAGCTTGGCCGAGGTGTTGAATGCCCGCGGCGAGGCCGAAATCCAGTGGCTGGCGCTGCCGGTGGTGGTGGTGGCCGGTGCCAAACAAGCCGCGGCCTTGCCAGGCAATGTGCCGGTGGACGACATCAATAAAGTATTGGCGTCCACACCGTTGGGGCAGGCCTTAAACGGCATTACATGGCTGCCTCAACTTTACAACGCCGCCGATCTGGCTGCGATTAAGGCCGATGCTTGGTTTGCCGCCAAGCAAAATGCCGTAGCGGCTGCGGCCTTTGCCGCCGAACAACCCGGCAACGCCACATTGCCCGTGCCCGCAGACCAAAGCGTGCAGGTGTTTTACGCACTGGCTTTTGGCGGCCACGGCCTTCAGGCAGCCTTAAACCAGCCTTTGGCAGAAGCCGCATTGCCGCTGATGCAGGTGTGGCAACAGCATTTCGCCACGCCGGGCGTAACCCTGTTTGCCAATCCGCTGCCGCCGTTGGCGCCGCTGGCGGCATTGCGCGAAGGCAGCGCCTTGCGTTTGCGTATGGCGGGCGATGTGTTTGCCACCAATGCCATCCGCGCCGTGCGCTTGCAAAGCCCGCGCGTGGGCGTGGTGATGGCGGCACAAGCAGGCGGGCGTTTGCTGTTTGGCTTTAACGCCACCGACAGCGTATTTGAAATCGCGCCGCAAGTGTTCACTTGGCCGCTGTCGCCCGGCGACAATATCGACATCATCGCGCAGCAGTTTATCGACTTATTGGCCGAATGCCAGGTGGAAAACATCCGCCTGCTGCACGAGCCGATTGCCGAAAGCGCCGAGCTGCCCGGCTACGCCCAAGCCATCACTCTGCCCGGCCATAATCCTTTGTTTGTGCAAAGCCATTGAGATGAAAACACCCACCCGAATTCTGATGGTGTGCTTGGGCAATATCTGCCGCTCGCCGCTGGCTGAATATGTGCTGCGCCAGCAATTGCAGCAAGCCGGGCTGGCGGCATACGTGCAGGTGGCCAGCGCTGGCACGTCCGGCTGGCACAATGGCGAAAACATGCACCAAGGCAGCCTGAAAACCCTGCAACAGCACGGCATCGATCCCAGCGGCTTTCGCAGCCGCCAAGTCTGCACCCATGACGGCCAAGATTTTGATTACCTGATTGCCATGGACAACGACAATCTGGCCGAGCTGGAACGCCTGTTTGGCCGCCAGCCCGATAAAATCTTCAAAATCACCGACCTCACCCCCGCACTGGGCTACGACCATGTGCCGGACCCCTACTACACGGGCGATTTTGACGAAACCCACCGTATTGTTAGCGCAGCCGCGGCGGTGCTGGTGCAGCGTTTGCAGCAAGCTTAAATCGCAGCTGGCAAACGCTTCAGGCAGCCTACTCAATAAAAAAGCCGCATGTTAGAATAAACTACTTGTGTTTACCCGTTTCAACACGCCGCCCTCGCAGCGGCGCTGTTTTATTTGATTAAAGGATTGTTATGGCAGGTCACAGCAAATGGGCCAATATCCAGCACCGCAAAGGGCGTCAAGACGCCAAGCGCGGTAAAATTTTTACCCGCCTGATTAAAGAAATCACCGTGGCCGCCAAAATGGGCGGCGGCGACCCGGCCGCCAATCCGCGCCTGCGCTTGGCCATGGACAAAGCCTTTGATGCCAATATGCCCAAAGACAACATCCAGCGCGCCGTCGACAAAGGCTGCGGCAACTTGGAAGGCGTGGAATACATCGAATTGCGCTACGAAGGCTACGGCATCGGCGGCGCCGCGCTGATGGTGGATTGCCTCACCGACAACAAAACCCGCACCGTAGCTGATGTGCGCCATGCTTTCAACAAACACGGCGGCAATTTGGGCACCGACGGCAGCGTGGCCTTTCAATTTGTGCACCAAGGCTATTTGCTGTTTGCGCCCGGCGTCAACGAAGAGGCCTTGATGGAAGCCGCGCTGGAAGCCGGTGCCGACGACATCATCAGCCACGACGACGGCTCGGTGGAAGTGCTCACCCCCCCCAACGACTACGCCGCGATTAAGCAAGCACTGGAAGCCGCCGGTTTTCAGGCAGCCGATGGCGAAGTCACCATGCGTGCGCAAAACGAAACCGAATTGGCGGGCGACGATGCCGAAAAAATGCAAAAGCTGATTGATGCGCTGGAAGATTTGGATGATGTGCAGGATGTGTACACCACGGCCGTATTGAATTTCGACTAAACCGCATTTTTTCAGGCAGCCTTGGCATGAACGAAGTCACCCATTTATTTAAAACCGAAGCCGCCGGTACCTGCGCCGAAGTGTTGGATTTTTGGCTCTACGAATGCAGCTTGGATGAAGCCCCCGATGCGGCACAAGTGGCCGCTTGGCGCGCTGTTTTTCAAGCCCGCGGCGGCGCATTTGCCCGTTTGGCCGCCGTATGCCAAAGCTGGCTAGACGCCGAGGCCGCCGATGTCTGAATGGGGGCGGAACAAATGGCTATGGCTAAGCCTGACTTGGTTTGTGGCGGCCATTTACGCGCTGTTTTTCAAACAGGGCGGCGGTGCAGCGCCGTTTGCCCATTTCGACAAAGTGGCGCATTTCGGCCTGTTTTTCGGCCAATTCTGGCTGCTGTCTAAAATTTTTCTGCACCGCCAGCAAACCCCGCCGTGGCGCTGGCTGCTGCTGGCTGCACTGGTTTGGGCCGGTTTGAGCGAATACCTGCAAGCCACCCTCACCCCCGACCGCCACGGCGATGTGTTTGACGCCATTGCCGATGTGCTCGGCGCCGCCTGCGCCCTGTGGCTGGCGGTGCGTGTGGCACAGGCATCACCTCAGATTAAGGAAACCGCATGAACACCGATATTCAAGTTTACCGCCAACGCCGCCAAGCCCTGCTGCAACAATTGGGTGCCGATGGCATTGCCGTGGTGTTTGCCGCCCCCGAACAACGCCGCAGCAACGACAGCGACTTCCCCTTCCGCCAAGACAGCTATCTGCACTACCTCACCGGCTTTCCCGAACCCGAAGCCGTGCTGGTGCTCAACGGGCGCGAGCAAAGCAGCACCTTGTATTGCCGCAATAAAGATGCGCTGCGTGAAATTTGGGACGGCTTTCGCTACGGCCCCGAAGCGGCGAAAGAAACTTTTGCCATGGATGCCGCCGCCTGCACCGACCAATGGCAAAATGAGCTTCAGGCAGCCTTAAAAGGCCACCGCCAATTGTGGGCATTGTGGGGGCTATACCCCGAACACGACGCCACGGTGATGAAGTTGTGGCACAGCGTGCAGCAAAGCGCCGGCCAGCGTGCCGCCACCGGCAGCACCATCGCCCCGGTGGCTCTGATGGATTTAAGCCGCCCGCTCAACAAAATGCGCCTGATTAAAGACACCCACGAACAAGAATTGCTGCGTCGCGCAGGCAGCATCAGCGCCCAAGCGCACATCCGTGCCATGCAATACACCCGCCCCGGCGTGTTTGAATACCAAGTGGAAGCCGAAATCCTGCACCACTTTATGCAGCACGGCGCACGCTACCCGGCTTATAACAGCATTGTTGCCGCCGGTAAAAACGCCTGCTGCCTGCACTATGTGGAAAACAAAGACGCTGTGCAAAGCGGCGAGTTATTGCTGATTGATGCCGGTGCCGAATACCAGCTCTACGCCGGCGACATCACCCGCACCTTTCCGGTAAACGGCCGTTTTAGCGGCGCCCAGCAAGACGTGTATGAAATCGTGCTGGCCGCCAACATCGAAGCCATTGCCGCCATCCGCCCCGGCGCCGATTGGCAAAGCATCAACCGTGCCGCCATCCGCACCCTCACCCAAGGCCTGCTCGATTTGCAACTGCTGCGCGGCAGCCTTGAGGCCAATATCGACACCGAAGCCTACAAACGCTTTTATATGCACGGCTTGGGCCACTGGATTGGCTTGGATGTACACGACGTGGGCGGACGCTTTGAAAACGAAACTCCCATTTTGCTGCAAACCGGCATGTGCACCACCGTGGAACCTGGGCTCTACATCGCCGCTGCGCCGGATATTCCCGCCCATTTCCACAACATCGGCGTGCGCATCGAAGACAATGTGCTGGTCACCGCCGATGGTCATGAAAACTACACCCATGAAGTGCCAAAAACCATTGCTGAAATTGAAGCATTGATGGCGGGCTAAAGGCTGCCTGAAAGCATTGTTTGTGGCACCGCTAAAAACAAACCGCCCCGGTTTTCATCAATGAAACCGGGGCGGTTTTGAATGTTCAGGCAGCCTTGCTGCCACTTCAATGGCTCAATTGTTTTTGCGCCTCATCCTTGGCCGCACGCACCACATCCATGCCAAACAAGGTATTTACATCGGTTTCGTCAAACACGTAATGGGCATGGCAAAAGTCGCAGCTGATGTCGATGCTGCCTTGCTCGGCCACCGCTTCGCCCACTTCCTGCCCGCCCAG contains:
- a CDS encoding potassium/proton antiporter, which gives rise to MLEGINALFLIGGLLLFVSVMATRVSARLGFPLLLVFLGVGMLAGEEGIGGLRFDSLGGAFMVGQLALAVILLDGGLRTQWQTLRLSWRPSAVLATWGVVATVLPLGLFVTWVLGVDWRLGLLMAAIVGSTDAAAVFSLLRNSGVRLNQRVLATLEVESGANDPMAIFLVTAFIAIIMNPADAGVLSFLGMLVQQMGLGLLAGVIGGKILAKLMQRLHLAEGLYALLILSGGILMFAFTNLVGGSGFLAVYITGIFIGNQRSHATEHVLRVMDGLAWLAQASMFVVLGLLVTPSRLFENGWHALAIVVFLMLVARPLAVYSSLYWFRYQKREVAYISWVGLRGAVPITLAMMPWMMGVNDSRLLFDVAFAVVIVSLLVQGASIPAMARLLKVSLPPQPEPKEEREIWLDEEASLQFSSYEVQAESDAEGRHPDAVATGLDAVAVRCFALMRQRTPEPLTPETRLQVGDIAWYFATPEYVEKLAEQFYQTGNATRTSQHFFGEFVLPPDALAGDLADAYGLVLSAEERNLSLRHLFKARFEGMPVEGDRIFIGEFELTVKETDDDGRMEWLGLKVPTKKTAAKKA
- the htpG gene encoding molecular chaperone HtpG translates to MKQTHAFQTEVKQLLQLMIHSLYSNKEIFLRELISNAADACDKLRFEALNNNALLDDDGELKITVTANAEAKTITVSDNGIGMSEAEVIEHLGTIAKSGTKAFFEQLTGDAQKDAHLIGQFGVGFYSAFIVADKVTVESRRAGLPESQGVRWVSAGDGEFTVEPMDKATRGTDVILHLKDDQADLLSDWTLRRIVTTYSDHISVPILMKKAPEYDDEGNPKPSEELEVVNRAQALWTLPKNDISEAQYQEFYKHVAHDFEDTLAWTHFKVEGRQDYTGLLYIPKRAPYDLYERDPKHGVKLYVKRVFIMDDAKKLMPLYLRWVRGVIDSSDLPLNVSREILQESRDLDAIRSGSVKKVLALLEDLQKNQPEKYTEFWNVFGNALKEGVGEDMANKDKIAALCRFASTHNDNDVQNVTLADYIGRMKAGQEKIYYITADSYAAAKNSPHLEVFAKKGVEVLLLTDRVDEWVVGSLFEFDGKALASVAKGALDLGGMADEAEKAEQAKVEEASKDVAAAIQAALGDKVAAVRATTRLTESPACLVVGEHDMSQHMLRMLEAAGAGEQIPHSKPTLEINPEHLLIQKIAAEANEAQRNDLAELVYEQALLAEGGKLENPAAFVKRMNGLLLALNG
- a CDS encoding conjugal transfer protein; translated protein: MTTHHRLPDTRPYPTDPVKNELLLHAGHIAANSSKAQTQLARESLHHAIATMLQQNHFLGLSVALSMAADAPTYSALWQSLAEVLNARGEAEIQWLALPVVVVAGAKQAAALPGNVPVDDINKVLASTPLGQALNGITWLPQLYNAADLAAIKADAWFAAKQNAVAAAAFAAEQPGNATLPVPADQSVQVFYALAFGGHGLQAALNQPLAEAALPLMQVWQQHFATPGVTLFANPLPPLAPLAALREGSALRLRMAGDVFATNAIRAVRLQSPRVGVVMAAQAGGRLLFGFNATDSVFEIAPQVFTWPLSPGDNIDIIAQQFIDLLAECQVENIRLLHEPIAESAELPGYAQAITLPGHNPLFVQSH
- a CDS encoding low molecular weight protein-tyrosine-phosphatase, producing the protein MKTPTRILMVCLGNICRSPLAEYVLRQQLQQAGLAAYVQVASAGTSGWHNGENMHQGSLKTLQQHGIDPSGFRSRQVCTHDGQDFDYLIAMDNDNLAELERLFGRQPDKIFKITDLTPALGYDHVPDPYYTGDFDETHRIVSAAAAVLVQRLQQA
- a CDS encoding YebC/PmpR family DNA-binding transcriptional regulator translates to MAGHSKWANIQHRKGRQDAKRGKIFTRLIKEITVAAKMGGGDPAANPRLRLAMDKAFDANMPKDNIQRAVDKGCGNLEGVEYIELRYEGYGIGGAALMVDCLTDNKTRTVADVRHAFNKHGGNLGTDGSVAFQFVHQGYLLFAPGVNEEALMEAALEAGADDIISHDDGSVEVLTPPNDYAAIKQALEAAGFQAADGEVTMRAQNETELAGDDAEKMQKLIDALEDLDDVQDVYTTAVLNFD
- a CDS encoding dioxygenase — translated: MNEVTHLFKTEAAGTCAEVLDFWLYECSLDEAPDAAQVAAWRAVFQARGGAFARLAAVCQSWLDAEAADV
- a CDS encoding VanZ family protein, which translates into the protein MSEWGRNKWLWLSLTWFVAAIYALFFKQGGGAAPFAHFDKVAHFGLFFGQFWLLSKIFLHRQQTPPWRWLLLAALVWAGLSEYLQATLTPDRHGDVFDAIADVLGAACALWLAVRVAQASPQIKETA
- the pepP gene encoding Xaa-Pro aminopeptidase, which encodes MNTDIQVYRQRRQALLQQLGADGIAVVFAAPEQRRSNDSDFPFRQDSYLHYLTGFPEPEAVLVLNGREQSSTLYCRNKDALREIWDGFRYGPEAAKETFAMDAAACTDQWQNELQAALKGHRQLWALWGLYPEHDATVMKLWHSVQQSAGQRAATGSTIAPVALMDLSRPLNKMRLIKDTHEQELLRRAGSISAQAHIRAMQYTRPGVFEYQVEAEILHHFMQHGARYPAYNSIVAAGKNACCLHYVENKDAVQSGELLLIDAGAEYQLYAGDITRTFPVNGRFSGAQQDVYEIVLAANIEAIAAIRPGADWQSINRAAIRTLTQGLLDLQLLRGSLEANIDTEAYKRFYMHGLGHWIGLDVHDVGGRFENETPILLQTGMCTTVEPGLYIAAAPDIPAHFHNIGVRIEDNVLVTADGHENYTHEVPKTIAEIEALMAG